ATCGGCGCACGCCTCGCGCGGGTATCGGGCCGCATGCGCTTCGTGACGCTGGTCGTCTTTCTCGGCACGCTCGCCCAGGCTCCGCTCGGTGCGATCACGATCCACTACCACCTGAACCCGTGGCTCGTGATCTCGCACTTCCTGCTCTCGATCTTCGTGCTCACGCTCGCGGTCGGGGTCGCGGTCGACGTGCGTCCGCGGCACCTCGACGTCGTGCCGGGATGGGTGCGGCTCGGCGCGATCGGCGTGTGGGTCGCGCTGGGCGTGCTGATCGTGAGCGGCACGATTGCGACCGCCTCGGGACCGCATCCCGGCAGCACCGTCGTGCGCCGGCTGTGGTCCTTCGAGCCGGCGGTCTACTGGCACGTCCGGGCGACGGCGGCGTTCGGCATCTCGTTCGCGGTCCTGCTCGGGTGGCTCGCGTGGCGGGGGAGCCGGCACGTGCGCGGTGCGCTCGTCGTGCTCGGCGTGCTCGCCGTGCAGATGACGATCGGCGAGATCCAGTACCGGACGCACTTGCCGTGGTGGCTCGTCCTCGTGCACGTCGCGGTCGCCGCGACGGTCTGGTCGGTCGCGACGGCGTTCGTCTACGCGCTCTGGCGGCCTGTTCGACCCGCGTAGGATGGTCCGATGACGGACGAGCTCCAGTTCGCGGAGCGTCCGCGCCTCGAGCGCCCGGTCCTCGTCGCCGCCTTTCGCGGGTGGAACGACGGCGGGCAGGGTGCGTCGCTGGCCGGCGCCTACCTCGCG
The DNA window shown above is from Acidimicrobiia bacterium and carries:
- a CDS encoding COX15/CtaA family protein; this encodes MSVGAQPLRRVRTFALSAAAFRRLTVANAVMLVLIIATGATVRLTGSGLGCEHWPGCQPHHFEPRSFHSYIEFGNRVVAFFTIVVTLVTWIGARLARVSGRMRFVTLVVFLGTLAQAPLGAITIHYHLNPWLVISHFLLSIFVLTLAVGVAVDVRPRHLDVVPGWVRLGAIGVWVALGVLIVSGTIATASGPHPGSTVVRRLWSFEPAVYWHVRATAAFGISFAVLLGWLAWRGSRHVRGALVVLGVLAVQMTIGEIQYRTHLPWWLVLVHVAVAATVWSVATAFVYALWRPVRPA